A DNA window from Acetobacter aceti NBRC 14818 contains the following coding sequences:
- a CDS encoding response regulator transcription factor, which yields MSGARPILIVDDDQTLRQMLVEQLQVEGEFQAVEADSVAAAWEALKAPDARFDAIILDVTLPDGDGRDFCVELRRAGLRMPIVMLTGSDDEADIVRGLDAGANDYVAKPFRIAELLARLRAQLRIFENSEDAVFTVGPYTFRPSAKLLVETTRNKRIRLTEKEAAILKFLYRAGTRPVPRQVLLNEVWGYNAAVTTHTLETHIYRLRQKIEPDPSNATLLITEGGGYRLDPEAGVPVA from the coding sequence ATGTCGGGCGCACGTCCAATCCTGATCGTTGATGATGACCAGACGCTGCGACAGATGCTGGTTGAGCAGCTGCAGGTCGAGGGTGAGTTTCAGGCTGTAGAGGCCGATTCCGTTGCCGCCGCATGGGAGGCTCTGAAGGCTCCGGATGCGCGTTTCGACGCGATCATCCTCGATGTGACGCTTCCGGACGGAGACGGCCGCGACTTCTGTGTGGAACTGCGTCGGGCAGGACTGCGGATGCCGATCGTCATGCTGACCGGTTCGGATGACGAGGCAGACATCGTGCGCGGTCTGGATGCCGGTGCGAACGATTATGTCGCCAAGCCCTTCCGCATCGCCGAACTGCTGGCCCGTCTGCGCGCCCAGCTTCGTATCTTTGAAAACAGCGAAGACGCGGTCTTTACGGTTGGTCCCTACACCTTCCGTCCGTCCGCCAAACTGCTGGTGGAGACGACCCGCAACAAGCGTATTCGTCTGACGGAGAAAGAGGCCGCGATCCTCAAGTTTCTCTATCGCGCCGGGACACGTCCTGTGCCCCGTCAGGTGCTGCTGAACGAAGTCTGGGGCTACAACGCTGCCGTCACGACGCACACCCTTGAGACACACATCTATCGTCTGCGTCAGAAGATCGAACCGGATCCTTCCAACGCGACGCTGCTGATTACGGAGGGCGGTGGCTACCGTCTCGACCCGGAGGCTGGCGTTCCGGTCGCCTGA